From the Desulfovibrio sp. JY genome, one window contains:
- the hemB gene encoding porphobilinogen synthase, with the protein MVFGDFHRGRRLRRTPFLRDMVRETELRPADLIQGYFVVDTDDRDFERPIASLPGQSQLSVERLTARVGAAMDNGLRSAIIFGLPEKKDPVGSGAYADDGIVQKAVMRLKETYPELVVVTDVCLCEYTSHGHCGLIDGHGEVQNDPTLELLAKTAVSHARAGADIVAPSDMMDGRVGAIRMALDEAGFSHIPVMSYAVKYASCFYGPFRDAADSTPAFGDRRGYQMDPANVREGLREAAADLSEGADILIVKPAMPYLDVLRLLRDNFDVPLAAYQVSGEYAMLQAAIGNGWLDEKRAILESLTSIKRAGADMIITYFAEKVLPWLSK; encoded by the coding sequence ATGGTTTTCGGCGATTTTCATCGCGGCCGCCGGCTGCGCCGTACGCCTTTTTTGCGCGACATGGTGCGCGAAACCGAATTGCGCCCGGCCGATCTCATCCAGGGTTATTTTGTGGTCGATACCGACGACCGGGACTTCGAACGTCCCATCGCCTCCCTGCCCGGCCAGAGTCAGCTATCCGTGGAACGCCTGACGGCGCGGGTGGGCGCGGCCATGGACAATGGCCTGCGCTCGGCCATTATTTTCGGCCTGCCCGAGAAAAAAGATCCGGTCGGTTCCGGGGCCTACGCGGACGACGGCATCGTGCAAAAGGCCGTGATGCGCCTCAAGGAGACCTATCCCGAACTGGTCGTGGTCACCGACGTGTGCCTGTGCGAGTATACGAGCCATGGCCACTGCGGCCTGATCGACGGGCACGGCGAAGTGCAGAACGACCCCACCCTGGAGTTGCTCGCCAAGACGGCCGTGAGCCATGCCCGGGCCGGGGCGGACATCGTCGCCCCTTCGGACATGATGGACGGGCGCGTGGGGGCCATCCGCATGGCGCTTGACGAGGCCGGCTTCAGCCACATTCCGGTCATGTCCTACGCCGTCAAGTACGCCTCGTGCTTTTACGGGCCGTTTCGCGACGCGGCCGACAGCACGCCGGCCTTTGGCGACCGCCGTGGGTATCAAATGGACCCGGCCAACGTGCGCGAGGGCCTGCGCGAGGCCGCGGCCGACCTGTCCGAGGGCGCGGATATCCTGATCGTCAAACCGGCCATGCCCTATCTCGACGTGTTGCGCCTGCTACGCGACAATTTCGACGTGCCCCTGGCCGCCTATCAGGTCAGCGGCGAGTACGCCATGCTCCAGGCCGCCATCGGCAACGGCTGGCTCGACGAGAAGCGGGCCATCCTGGAATCGCTGACCTCCATCAAGCGGGCCGGCGCGGACATGATCATCACCTATTTCGCCGAAAAAGTGCTGCCCTGGCTGTCGAAATAG
- a CDS encoding phosphatase PAP2 family protein — translation MRQAFRLLVLLLLLTVPCTGQAGEQAFGLTAKQVDLVRLLPPPPTVGSAKQREEMALLMTLQQSRTPAQVALAQADAMRSVFRFADAVSPAFSAAELPVTAAFFDKVRHAADQLLGPAKEHFDRPRPYATNPALTPCLHRPGNASYPSGHSTFATVTSILLANMLPEHADAIYTRAEVYRFNRELGGVHYPSDVAAGRIAGTVIAAFFFDDPAFTEAYAKARAETRRVLGLPQ, via the coding sequence ATGCGCCAGGCGTTTCGCCTGCTTGTCCTTTTACTGCTGCTGACGGTGCCCTGTACCGGCCAGGCCGGCGAACAGGCCTTTGGCCTCACGGCAAAACAGGTCGACCTCGTCCGGCTGCTGCCGCCGCCGCCCACCGTGGGATCGGCCAAGCAGCGGGAGGAGATGGCCCTGCTCATGACGCTGCAACAATCCCGCACCCCGGCCCAGGTCGCCCTGGCCCAGGCCGACGCCATGCGCTCCGTGTTCCGGTTCGCCGACGCCGTAAGCCCGGCCTTTTCCGCCGCCGAGCTGCCGGTCACGGCCGCTTTTTTCGACAAGGTCCGCCACGCCGCCGACCAGCTCCTCGGCCCGGCCAAGGAACATTTCGACCGCCCCAGGCCCTACGCGACCAATCCGGCGCTGACGCCCTGCCTGCACAGGCCGGGAAACGCCTCCTACCCCAGCGGCCATTCCACCTTCGCCACCGTCACCTCCATCCTTCTGGCCAATATGCTGCCCGAACACGCGGACGCCATCTACACCAGAGCGGAAGTCTACCGGTTCAACCGGGAACTGGGCGGCGTGCACTACCCGAGCGACGTGGCGGCCGGCCGCATCGCCGGGACCGTCATCGCGGCCTTTTTCTTCGACGACCCGGCCTTTACGGAAGCCTACGCCAAGGCCCGGGCCGAAACACGCCGGGTCCTCGGCCTACCCCAATAA
- the ahbD gene encoding heme b synthase, with the protein MQHPHANGHGHPHNAHPAGPAGMPPLRLIAWEVTRACNLACKHCRAEACLDPWPGEFDTADAKALIDTFPETGSPIIIFTGGEPLLRPDIFELVRHARSRDLRCVMAPNGTLVTAENAREIRDSGTARCSISIDAPNAADHDAFRGVPGAFEGALRGIEYLKSAGVEFQINTTVTKHNMANFKEIFKLADALGAAAWHIFLLVPTGRAVELGAEIITAKEYEEVLNWFYDFRKTTSMHLKATCAPHYYRIMRQRAKAEGVAVTPDTFGMDAMTRGCLGGTGFCFISAVGQVQPCGYLDLDCGNVRKTPFPEIWRSSPQFLQFRNKDEYLGKCGVCEYHRVCGGCRARAHTMSGNYMAPEPLCDYTPAKAENAGGES; encoded by the coding sequence ATGCAGCATCCCCACGCCAACGGCCACGGCCATCCCCATAACGCGCATCCCGCCGGCCCGGCCGGCATGCCGCCCCTGCGGCTCATCGCCTGGGAGGTCACCCGGGCCTGCAACCTGGCCTGCAAGCACTGCCGGGCCGAGGCCTGCCTCGATCCCTGGCCCGGCGAGTTCGACACCGCCGACGCCAAGGCCCTTATCGACACCTTTCCGGAAACCGGCAGCCCGATCATCATTTTTACCGGCGGCGAGCCGCTGTTGCGCCCGGACATCTTCGAGCTGGTGCGCCATGCCAGGAGCCGCGACCTGCGTTGCGTCATGGCTCCCAACGGCACGCTCGTCACCGCCGAAAACGCCCGGGAAATCCGCGATTCCGGCACCGCCCGCTGCTCGATTTCCATCGACGCGCCCAACGCCGCCGACCACGACGCCTTCCGGGGCGTGCCCGGGGCCTTCGAAGGCGCGCTTCGCGGCATCGAGTACCTCAAGTCGGCCGGGGTGGAGTTTCAGATCAACACCACGGTGACCAAGCATAACATGGCAAACTTCAAGGAAATATTCAAGCTGGCCGACGCGCTTGGGGCCGCCGCCTGGCATATTTTCCTGCTCGTGCCGACCGGCCGGGCCGTGGAGCTCGGGGCCGAGATCATAACGGCCAAGGAATACGAGGAAGTGCTCAACTGGTTCTACGATTTCCGCAAGACCACCAGCATGCACCTGAAAGCCACCTGCGCCCCGCATTATTACCGCATCATGCGCCAGCGGGCCAAGGCCGAGGGCGTGGCCGTCACCCCCGACACCTTCGGCATGGACGCCATGACGCGAGGGTGCCTCGGCGGCACGGGCTTCTGCTTCATCTCGGCCGTGGGCCAGGTGCAGCCCTGCGGCTATCTGGACCTCGACTGCGGCAACGTGCGCAAAACGCCGTTCCCGGAGATCTGGCGCTCCTCGCCCCAGTTTCTCCAGTTTCGCAACAAGGACGAGTACCTCGGCAAGTGCGGCGTGTGCGAATACCACCGCGTCTGCGGCGGCTGCCGGGCCAGGGCCCACACCATGTCCGGCAACTACATGGCCCCGGAGCCCCTGTGCGACTATACGCCGGCCAAGGCCGAAAACGCCGGCGGGGAAAGCTGA
- a CDS encoding HDOD domain-containing protein encodes MGRLPLDALEAGMTLASDLIGPDGNMLLPKGMTLTDSHIGSLRKRGVAGADVADGGSSDESGIADIPPALIEQSATHVFRRFLANDMSHPVMTALFETAALNQARALAAGAGLPQDIPPNPRAESMGDLFFREEGGVDDLVDSEVKLASFPDIYFKIRQVLDSPASSSGQVADVISKDTSLTAKLLRLVNSPFYGLPHRVDSISRAVMVLGGQEVSTLALGISAMNAFKDIPPELINMRTFWEHSVAVGVFARLLGDAAGTSGGERLFVAGILHDIGRLVLFKKLPHAAVEAIYYAKANMTPLFVAENEVVGFAHPLVGGLLLRAWKFPEALVAIVTCHHKPSACPGDIEPAILHLADIMAVALGHTPPASSMVPTLEPEAWDMLGLAPERLPELAAAGQDQIDDIVGAFFPVRKH; translated from the coding sequence GTGGGCAGGTTACCCCTGGACGCGCTGGAGGCGGGCATGACCTTGGCGTCGGACCTCATTGGGCCTGACGGCAACATGCTGTTGCCCAAGGGGATGACGCTTACCGACAGCCATATCGGAAGCCTGCGCAAGCGTGGCGTGGCCGGCGCGGACGTGGCCGACGGCGGGTCGTCGGACGAGTCCGGGATCGCGGATATCCCGCCGGCGCTCATCGAGCAAAGCGCCACCCATGTTTTTCGCCGTTTCCTGGCCAACGACATGTCGCACCCGGTCATGACCGCCCTGTTCGAGACCGCCGCGCTGAATCAGGCGCGGGCGCTTGCCGCCGGCGCGGGCCTGCCCCAGGACATCCCCCCCAATCCCCGGGCCGAGTCCATGGGGGATCTCTTTTTCCGCGAAGAGGGCGGGGTCGACGACCTCGTGGACAGCGAGGTGAAGCTCGCCTCGTTCCCGGACATCTATTTCAAGATTCGCCAGGTGCTCGATTCGCCCGCAAGTTCCTCCGGCCAGGTGGCCGACGTCATCAGCAAGGACACGAGCCTCACCGCCAAGCTTCTCAGGCTCGTCAACAGCCCCTTTTACGGCCTGCCCCACCGCGTGGACTCCATCTCGCGGGCGGTCATGGTGCTCGGCGGCCAGGAAGTCTCCACCCTGGCGCTCGGCATTTCGGCCATGAACGCCTTCAAGGACATCCCCCCGGAACTGATCAACATGCGCACGTTCTGGGAGCATTCCGTGGCCGTCGGCGTCTTTGCCCGGCTGCTCGGGGACGCCGCGGGCACAAGCGGCGGCGAGCGGCTGTTCGTGGCCGGCATCCTGCACGACATCGGCCGGCTGGTGCTGTTTAAGAAGCTGCCCCACGCGGCGGTGGAAGCCATCTATTACGCCAAGGCCAACATGACGCCCCTTTTCGTGGCCGAAAACGAGGTGGTGGGCTTCGCCCATCCCCTGGTCGGGGGGCTGTTGCTGCGGGCCTGGAAATTTCCCGAGGCGCTGGTGGCCATCGTCACCTGCCACCACAAGCCTTCGGCCTGCCCGGGCGATATCGAGCCGGCCATCCTGCATCTGGCCGACATCATGGCCGTGGCCCTGGGACATACCCCGCCGGCTTCGTCCATGGTGCCCACCCTCGAACCCGAAGCCTGGGACATGCTTGGTCTCGCTCCCGAGCGCCTGCCCGAACTGGCCGCCGCCGGCCAGGACCAGATAGACGACATCGTGGGCGCGTTTTTTCCTGTCCGCAAACATTGA